The Serratia nevei genome includes a region encoding these proteins:
- a CDS encoding toxin co-regulated pilus biosynthesis Q family protein produces the protein MKKWLPVVLAPAVLGGCSINNHPERSAITAQQLVTTLIEAQVSPLKQAQNELAAVTRVKQTKAPGKQSISTSPSALAGQKLSTSMTALRFVGNAPPPSPLAGAGSASSLRDALRKIVPAGWALSFSQDLQPDEQIPQEWRGGVIWVDALNQLLEKQGKAGLIDSAMRRVSIANKTAAFKVATKIESNAVTPSASPQSVTRGRNPFNGGKSADLKQAVTPAPTARTSKKATVVQQKQHWRIDAGNTLKDTLFNWAASEVCNQPGVTHWTVAWLTPVNYRIDAPLHFEGSFRDALNSLFTLYGTAKVPLYAGIRPLQCVISVDDKEVH, from the coding sequence GTGAAAAAATGGCTACCCGTCGTTTTAGCACCCGCAGTATTGGGCGGATGCTCTATTAACAACCATCCAGAAAGGTCTGCGATCACTGCCCAGCAGCTAGTAACAACGTTAATTGAAGCGCAAGTGTCGCCTCTAAAACAGGCCCAAAATGAGCTGGCTGCGGTGACTCGCGTAAAACAAACAAAAGCACCTGGTAAGCAAAGCATATCAACGAGCCCTTCTGCGCTGGCGGGCCAGAAGTTGAGCACGTCGATGACAGCACTACGTTTCGTAGGCAATGCACCACCACCTTCGCCCCTGGCGGGGGCCGGAAGTGCGTCGTCATTGCGCGATGCATTACGTAAAATTGTGCCGGCTGGTTGGGCGCTGAGCTTTTCCCAAGATCTTCAACCTGATGAGCAAATACCTCAGGAATGGCGTGGCGGCGTCATCTGGGTTGATGCATTGAATCAGTTGTTAGAAAAGCAAGGAAAAGCGGGGTTGATTGATTCGGCCATGCGCCGAGTATCCATTGCAAACAAAACAGCCGCATTTAAAGTTGCAACCAAGATCGAGTCAAATGCAGTAACCCCAAGCGCATCACCTCAATCTGTAACCCGCGGCCGCAACCCCTTCAATGGCGGTAAATCAGCAGATTTAAAGCAAGCGGTTACACCAGCACCAACAGCCAGAACATCCAAGAAAGCGACTGTCGTACAACAAAAGCAACATTGGCGAATAGATGCCGGCAACACGCTCAAAGATACCCTGTTTAACTGGGCAGCCAGCGAAGTATGTAACCAACCGGGGGTCACACACTGGACGGTTGCCTGGCTAACGCCTGTTAACTATCGCATTGATGCTCCATTGCACTTCGAAGGATCCTTCCGCGATGCGCTAAACAGTCTATTTACCCTTTACGGAACGGCTAAAGTGCCACTGTATGCAGGTATCCGCCCTCTTCAGTGTGTTATTTCCGTAGATGATAAAGAGGTGCACTGA
- a CDS encoding transcription termination/antitermination NusG family protein produces MEGWYLAALKPGKDNIFKAQMMLERRNIMAFSPLMFSFRPRADRPGQQKKVIEPLFPGYMFICFDPEIIHSSKVESCPGISHLVRFAGAITPIREAAIEEVMELPVCVQDFSSKRRQRKKHAARAHLSHHQRQQIQAFVNEHDGETRSAMLHAFINALK; encoded by the coding sequence ATGGAAGGCTGGTATCTCGCCGCGCTAAAACCAGGCAAAGACAATATATTCAAAGCACAGATGATGCTCGAGCGTCGCAACATCATGGCTTTCAGCCCACTGATGTTTTCTTTCCGACCTCGAGCTGACCGTCCTGGACAGCAGAAAAAGGTGATCGAGCCTCTTTTTCCTGGCTATATGTTTATTTGCTTTGACCCAGAAATTATCCACTCGTCGAAAGTGGAGTCTTGCCCCGGTATCAGCCACCTTGTACGGTTTGCCGGCGCCATAACCCCGATTCGCGAAGCTGCGATTGAAGAAGTAATGGAGCTCCCAGTCTGCGTCCAAGATTTTTCATCTAAACGCAGACAAAGAAAGAAACACGCGGCGCGTGCACATCTATCACATCATCAGCGACAACAAATTCAAGCTTTCGTGAATGAGCATGATGGTGAGACGCGTAGCGCAATGCTCCATGCATTTATCAACGCTCTAAAATAA